The following proteins are encoded in a genomic region of Actinomadura sp. NAK00032:
- a CDS encoding TIGR00730 family Rossman fold protein, with product MTTPKPLAVCVFCSSSGKIDRRYVDLAADAGAELARRGHSLVSGGAQVSCMGAVARAARAGGARTVGVIPEGLVSVEISDEDNDELIVTPDMRTRKGEMDRRSDAFLVLPGGIGTLEELFEVWTARVLAMHDKPVVILDPTGVYEPLRELMKGLTEQGFARPKIWDAIGWTASVPEAFDLLERTQPRIEYSPEDYAETQL from the coding sequence TGACTACGCCGAAACCCCTCGCCGTCTGCGTGTTCTGCTCCTCCAGCGGCAAGATCGACCGCCGCTACGTCGACCTCGCCGCCGACGCCGGCGCCGAGCTGGCCCGGCGCGGCCACAGCCTCGTCAGCGGCGGCGCCCAGGTCTCGTGCATGGGCGCCGTCGCCCGCGCCGCGCGGGCCGGCGGCGCCCGGACCGTCGGGGTGATCCCCGAGGGCCTGGTCAGCGTCGAGATCTCCGACGAGGACAACGACGAGCTGATCGTCACGCCAGACATGCGTACCCGCAAGGGCGAGATGGACCGGCGCAGCGACGCGTTCCTCGTCCTGCCCGGCGGCATCGGCACGCTGGAGGAGCTGTTCGAGGTGTGGACGGCCCGGGTCCTCGCGATGCACGACAAGCCCGTCGTCATCCTCGACCCGACCGGCGTGTACGAGCCGCTGCGCGAGCTGATGAAGGGCCTCACCGAGCAGGGCTTCGCCCGCCCCAAGATCTGGGACGCCATCGGCTGGACGGCCTCCGTCCCCGAGGCGTTCGACCTCCTGGAGCGGACGCAGCCCCGCATCGAGTACTCCCCGGAGGACTACGCCGAGACCCAGCTCTGA